One window of the Natronomonas marina genome contains the following:
- a CDS encoding PAS domain S-box protein has translation MTAEFERSVRVACVGNFDDGIAALPDFDGVVRRVSTVDAVVPERVDCAVVVPHEGWESAVESLRRRRPSLPVVVAGRADPEVGAAVSRLGVEYAPIGAFEGSEGSLTARIRAIADDSASGGPPAVRADGGEAETRHERALRDLHRVSTADHDGFEALAEELLAVGCEYLDLDIGFLASVDEADDRFEVVSARGDHPKIQPGGVASLSTTYCRRAIDAESPLTVTDAASDPEWRADPAVEKYGLGCYVGGTITVDGETVGTLCFADEAAREVDFSAVERSFVELLVERVSHELEREDREAELRATRDRLNTVLERIDDGFFALDADWEFTYLNEFGAEIIRSAAASEVEEVVGRNLWEAVPSAEGTVFERNYRRAMENQESVDFEAYYEPLETWFGVSAYPSEEGLSVLFQDITRRKRREEALNALLSTTGELMTAHDREAIAAIGRDAAENVLGLEYVLVRLYDEEADVLYPAARSDAVATEMDERPRYAPGEGLPGRAFQRGEILAYDGTEAELPGEAGAIAAAYCLPLGDHGTVTVGTRADTQFEDDQRALAEILAANVRAALDRARRERRLDQYRAIHENVEQMVFVLDADGAVRLLTEPLATVLGVDPETARGTSAEAFLAAGASGPEGVLDELRGTAPDTSRTFEAALRTPDGELPVEIELSSLPGDRFDGAVGVVRDCSELETERARFSSLFERSPDPITDAVLTDHGPLLREVNPAFAETFGVDRETARGRSTNDLIVPDDHREEAERLDVLDPSDLLEPTEVVRETADGQGTFLFRGVHYAESEEGPRAFGIYTDITDRKLNERRIGMLNRVLRHNLRNSGTVVEGYLELLAAELDGETEEYADRALDAIDRIIALAERVRDIERALSVDRGDRRVVDLGRAVEEAVAAAGERNAAATFEVDVEDASVDGGDLFEKAVAELVENAAVHGGEAPTVTVTGSVDAETIRLAILDDGPGIPDRERAVVTGETDITQLNHSRGLGLWLAWYATTALGGTLSFDDDHDGGAVVLTLPREE, from the coding sequence GTGACTGCCGAATTCGAGCGGAGCGTTCGCGTGGCGTGCGTCGGGAATTTCGACGACGGCATCGCGGCGCTACCCGACTTCGACGGAGTGGTACGGCGGGTCTCGACGGTCGACGCAGTCGTCCCCGAACGGGTCGACTGCGCGGTCGTCGTGCCCCACGAAGGGTGGGAATCCGCGGTCGAGTCGCTGCGCCGGCGCCGGCCGTCGCTGCCGGTCGTGGTCGCGGGGCGGGCCGACCCAGAGGTCGGCGCCGCCGTGTCCCGTCTCGGCGTCGAGTACGCACCGATCGGGGCCTTCGAGGGCAGCGAGGGGTCGCTGACCGCGCGGATACGGGCCATCGCCGACGATTCCGCGAGCGGGGGACCGCCGGCGGTTCGCGCCGACGGTGGCGAGGCCGAGACGCGACACGAGCGGGCGCTGCGGGACCTCCACCGCGTCTCGACGGCCGACCACGACGGCTTCGAGGCGCTGGCCGAGGAACTGCTCGCCGTCGGCTGTGAGTACCTCGACCTCGACATCGGGTTCCTGGCGTCCGTCGACGAGGCTGACGACCGTTTCGAGGTCGTCAGCGCGCGCGGCGACCACCCGAAAATCCAGCCCGGCGGCGTCGCGTCGCTGTCGACGACGTACTGTCGGCGGGCCATCGACGCCGAGAGTCCCTTGACCGTGACCGACGCCGCCAGCGACCCCGAGTGGCGCGCGGACCCAGCCGTCGAGAAGTACGGCCTGGGCTGTTACGTCGGCGGGACGATAACCGTCGACGGCGAGACCGTCGGCACCCTGTGTTTCGCCGACGAGGCCGCCCGGGAGGTGGATTTCTCCGCGGTCGAGCGCTCCTTCGTCGAGTTGCTCGTCGAGCGGGTGAGCCACGAACTCGAGCGAGAGGACCGCGAGGCCGAACTGCGGGCGACCCGCGACCGTCTTAATACGGTCCTCGAGCGAATCGACGACGGCTTCTTCGCGCTCGACGCCGACTGGGAGTTCACCTATCTCAACGAGTTCGGCGCCGAAATAATCCGTTCGGCCGCCGCCTCCGAGGTCGAGGAGGTGGTCGGACGGAACCTCTGGGAGGCGGTCCCCAGCGCCGAGGGGACGGTCTTCGAGCGGAACTACCGGCGGGCGATGGAGAACCAGGAGTCCGTCGATTTCGAGGCCTACTACGAACCGCTCGAGACGTGGTTCGGGGTCAGCGCCTACCCCTCCGAGGAGGGGCTGTCGGTGCTCTTCCAGGACATCACCCGACGGAAGCGCCGCGAGGAGGCGCTGAACGCGTTGCTGTCGACGACCGGCGAACTGATGACCGCCCACGACCGGGAGGCCATCGCCGCCATCGGCCGCGACGCTGCCGAGAACGTCCTCGGCCTGGAGTACGTTCTCGTTCGCCTCTACGACGAGGAGGCCGACGTCCTCTACCCCGCCGCCAGGAGCGATGCCGTCGCCACCGAGATGGACGAGCGACCCCGCTACGCGCCGGGCGAGGGCCTCCCGGGCCGGGCGTTCCAGCGCGGCGAGATACTGGCCTACGACGGCACCGAAGCCGAACTCCCCGGCGAGGCCGGGGCGATCGCGGCGGCGTACTGTCTCCCGCTCGGCGACCACGGGACCGTCACCGTCGGGACGCGGGCCGACACCCAGTTCGAGGACGACCAGCGCGCGCTGGCGGAGATCCTGGCGGCCAACGTCCGGGCGGCGCTCGACCGCGCCCGCCGGGAGCGACGGCTCGACCAGTACCGCGCCATCCACGAGAACGTCGAGCAGATGGTGTTCGTCCTCGACGCCGACGGCGCTGTCCGACTGCTGACGGAGCCGCTGGCGACCGTCCTGGGGGTCGATCCCGAGACGGCCCGGGGAACGTCCGCCGAGGCGTTCCTCGCTGCCGGGGCGTCCGGTCCCGAGGGCGTCCTCGATGAGCTTCGCGGGACCGCCCCGGACACTTCCCGGACCTTCGAGGCGGCGCTGCGGACGCCCGACGGCGAGTTACCCGTCGAAATCGAGCTGTCGTCGCTGCCGGGTGACCGCTTCGACGGCGCCGTCGGCGTCGTCCGCGACTGCAGCGAACTCGAGACCGAGCGGGCCCGCTTTTCGAGCCTCTTCGAGCGGTCGCCGGACCCCATCACCGACGCCGTGCTGACCGACCACGGCCCGCTGCTCCGGGAGGTCAACCCCGCCTTCGCGGAGACGTTCGGTGTCGACCGCGAGACTGCACGCGGCCGCTCGACGAACGACCTCATCGTCCCCGACGACCACAGGGAAGAGGCCGAACGGCTCGACGTCCTCGACCCCTCGGACCTCCTCGAACCGACCGAGGTGGTCCGGGAGACGGCCGACGGCCAGGGGACCTTCCTCTTCCGGGGCGTCCACTACGCCGAAAGCGAGGAGGGACCCCGCGCGTTCGGCATCTACACCGACATCACCGACCGGAAACTCAACGAGCGCCGAATCGGGATGTTGAACCGCGTCCTGCGGCACAACCTCCGCAACTCCGGGACCGTCGTGGAGGGGTACCTCGAGTTGCTCGCGGCCGAACTCGACGGTGAGACCGAAGAGTACGCCGACCGCGCGCTCGACGCCATCGACCGCATCATCGCCCTCGCCGAACGGGTCCGGGACATCGAGCGGGCCCTGTCGGTCGACCGGGGCGACCGGCGTGTCGTCGACCTCGGGCGGGCCGTCGAGGAGGCCGTGGCAGCGGCCGGCGAGCGGAACGCGGCGGCGACCTTCGAGGTCGATGTCGAGGATGCGAGCGTCGACGGCGGGGACCTCTTCGAGAAGGCCGTCGCCGAACTCGTCGAGAACGCCGCGGTCCACGGCGGAGAGGCTCCGACAGTGACGGTGACCGGCTCCGTCGACGCCGAGACGATTCGGCTGGCGATCCTCGACGACGGCCCCGGCATCCCCGACCGCGAACGGGCGGTCGTCACCGGGGAGACGGACATCACGCAACTGAACCACAGCCGCGGCCTCGGCCTGTGGCTGGCCTGGTACGCCACCACCGCGCTCGGGGGCACCCTCTCGTTCGACGACGACCACGACGGGGGCGCCGTCGTCCTGACGCTCCCGCGGGAGGAGTAG
- a CDS encoding amidohydrolase family protein has translation MLEVFEGEPRAVDTHAHQPTSVFLEDAGGEILQDAARKFGAEMETKSYGEMVAEYREAGVDRTVLLGWDAETNTGNPPVPNDHVAEVRDEYPDFFVGFGSVDPLKDDPVEEARRCVEDLDLSGFKFQQIAQGFAPNDPQHRELFDTIEELGVPVVFHGGNSTLGAGAPGGRGLRVKYGDPLMVDDVAAEHPELDILLAHPAFPWEKEQLAVCQQKGNVYMDLSGWLPRYIDDQVLQYAGSVLQDKVMFGTDYPMIEPEAWLADFADHTDYPPEVQRKLLWENAEAFLGL, from the coding sequence ATGCTGGAGGTCTTCGAGGGCGAACCCCGCGCGGTCGACACCCACGCCCACCAGCCGACGAGCGTCTTCCTCGAGGACGCCGGCGGCGAGATACTGCAGGACGCCGCCCGGAAGTTCGGCGCCGAGATGGAGACGAAGAGCTACGGGGAGATGGTCGCCGAGTACCGCGAGGCCGGCGTCGACCGGACGGTACTGCTCGGCTGGGACGCCGAGACGAACACGGGGAACCCGCCGGTGCCGAACGACCACGTCGCCGAGGTGCGCGACGAGTACCCCGACTTCTTCGTCGGGTTCGGCTCCGTCGACCCGCTGAAGGACGACCCCGTCGAGGAAGCCCGCCGCTGTGTGGAGGACCTGGACCTCTCGGGGTTCAAGTTCCAGCAGATAGCCCAGGGCTTCGCGCCGAACGACCCCCAGCACCGCGAACTGTTCGACACCATCGAGGAGTTGGGCGTGCCGGTCGTCTTCCACGGCGGCAACTCGACGCTGGGTGCGGGCGCGCCCGGCGGCCGCGGCCTGCGAGTGAAGTACGGCGACCCCCTCATGGTCGACGACGTGGCCGCCGAACACCCCGAGCTGGACATCCTGCTCGCCCACCCCGCCTTCCCCTGGGAGAAGGAGCAACTGGCCGTCTGCCAGCAGAAGGGCAACGTCTACATGGACCTCTCGGGGTGGCTGCCGCGCTACATCGACGATCAGGTGCTGCAGTACGCCGGCTCGGTCCTGCAGGACAAGGTGATGTTCGGCACCGACTACCCGATGATAGAGCCCGAGGCGTGGCTCGCCGACTTCGCGGACCACACCGACTACCCGCCCGAGGTCCAGCGGAAGCTGCTGTGGGAGAACGCCGAGGCGTTCCTGGGGCTGTAG
- a CDS encoding MaoC/PaaZ C-terminal domain-containing protein produces the protein MPYSYEPHYFEDMEVGKTFESAGRTITETDFRMHSMFTGDWTELHTNKEYAEQGPFGARIGHGPMTFIIATGLFQRTGIVERTVVAFLGMNYMDVPNPVFIDDTVSAVYECAEKRELDSRDDAGYVEIDTHMTNQDGESVFEGDMKFLFKRRDAE, from the coding sequence ATGCCGTACAGCTACGAGCCGCACTACTTCGAGGACATGGAGGTCGGCAAGACCTTCGAGAGCGCCGGACGGACGATCACGGAGACGGATTTCCGGATGCACTCGATGTTCACCGGCGACTGGACGGAACTGCACACGAACAAGGAGTACGCCGAGCAGGGGCCGTTCGGCGCCCGGATCGGCCACGGCCCGATGACGTTCATCATTGCGACGGGGCTGTTCCAGCGAACCGGCATCGTCGAGCGGACCGTCGTCGCCTTCCTCGGGATGAATTACATGGACGTCCCGAACCCGGTGTTCATCGACGACACCGTCAGCGCGGTCTACGAGTGCGCCGAGAAGCGGGAACTCGACAGCCGCGACGACGCCGGCTACGTCGAGATCGACACCCACATGACCAACCAGGACGGCGAGTCCGTCTTCGAGGGCGACATGAAGTTCCTCTTCAAGCGGCGGGACGCCGAGTAG
- a CDS encoding type IV pilin, translated as MQSRGEERAVSPVIGVVLLVSIVVVLASVVSVLAISLGQTQQEPAPRVTLSHELVDDGGEKTVAITLTSGQAVATEHLYVIGSADLDIGGAPGTATPADEAQASSREKFTESTGANPPQVGIGDTWEAGETVYLDPVGSADGVTIRIYWSAREVTGVNPGTVQDDTAYRIAELTV; from the coding sequence ATGCAGTCCCGTGGGGAAGAGAGGGCGGTGTCGCCGGTGATCGGCGTCGTGTTGCTGGTCTCGATAGTCGTTGTTCTGGCATCCGTCGTCTCGGTGCTGGCGATAAGCCTGGGGCAGACCCAGCAGGAACCGGCGCCGAGGGTGACGCTCTCGCACGAACTCGTCGACGACGGCGGCGAGAAGACGGTAGCGATCACGCTGACGTCCGGGCAGGCAGTGGCGACGGAGCACCTCTACGTCATCGGTTCGGCGGACCTCGACATCGGCGGGGCGCCGGGAACCGCCACGCCGGCCGACGAGGCCCAGGCGAGCAGCCGAGAGAAGTTCACCGAATCGACCGGCGCGAACCCGCCGCAGGTCGGCATCGGCGACACCTGGGAGGCCGGCGAGACGGTGTATCTCGATCCCGTCGGAAGCGCAGACGGGGTGACGATCCGGATCTACTGGAGCGCACGCGAGGTCACGGGAGTCAATCCGGGAACGGTGCAGGACGACACCGCCTACCGTATCGCGGAACTGACGGTGTAA
- a CDS encoding hydantoinase B/oxoprolinase family protein: MSADGGTNGDSDHGGVDPVTLEVVRNACASVCEEMNATLVRTSFSPNVKERKDCSCALFDADGALLAQAENLPVHLGAMPFSVAAALEAFPPAALEPGDAVLLNDPYEGGAHLPDLTLVTPVFVDEELVALAANRAHHADVGGATAGSVGADSTEIYQEGLRIPPVKLREGGEPNAAVYDLIERNVRTPEERRGDLRAQVAANETAVDRVGELVGRYGVETLSAAFAEVQDYSERRMRAELGEIPDGEYRFEDVLDGDGHGAVDLPVVATVTVDGETVCVDFAGTADQTAGPVNAVFAVTASATYYAVRAVTDPDIPPNAGCYRPIEIETPSGSLVDPEPPAAVVGGNLETSQRVTDAVLGAFAEAAPERAVAAGQGTMNNVTFGGADEAGDPFAFYETQAGGFGAHAAGDGMDAVHVHMSNTLNTPAEVLETAYPLRVRRYALRPDTGGAGRFRGGLGLRRDIEVRTDAVCSLLADRQRHAPYGLAGGGDGATGVTYLLDDDEERRLDAKSTHDLEAGDTVSLRTPGGGGYGDPAERSLAAIERDLRLGKVSEAEAREAYGYDPDDE; the protein is encoded by the coding sequence GTGAGCGCCGACGGCGGGACGAACGGTGACAGCGACCATGGCGGCGTCGACCCGGTGACGCTGGAGGTGGTCCGCAACGCCTGTGCGTCCGTCTGCGAGGAGATGAACGCGACGCTGGTGCGGACGAGTTTCTCGCCGAACGTCAAGGAGCGCAAGGACTGCTCGTGTGCGCTGTTCGACGCCGACGGTGCCCTGCTCGCGCAGGCGGAGAACCTGCCGGTCCACCTCGGCGCGATGCCGTTCTCGGTGGCGGCGGCCCTGGAGGCGTTCCCGCCGGCGGCGCTCGAACCGGGCGACGCCGTCCTGCTGAACGACCCCTACGAGGGCGGCGCCCACCTGCCGGACCTGACGCTCGTGACGCCGGTGTTCGTCGACGAGGAACTGGTGGCGCTGGCGGCCAACCGCGCCCACCACGCCGACGTCGGCGGCGCGACGGCCGGCAGCGTCGGCGCCGACTCGACGGAGATATATCAGGAGGGACTCCGCATCCCGCCCGTCAAACTCCGCGAGGGCGGCGAACCGAACGCCGCGGTCTACGACCTCATCGAGCGGAACGTCCGGACGCCCGAGGAGCGACGCGGCGACCTCCGGGCGCAGGTGGCCGCGAACGAGACCGCCGTCGACCGCGTCGGCGAACTGGTCGGCCGCTACGGGGTCGAGACGCTTTCGGCGGCATTTGCGGAGGTGCAGGACTACTCCGAGCGGCGCATGCGGGCGGAACTCGGCGAGATTCCGGACGGCGAGTACCGTTTCGAGGACGTCCTCGACGGGGACGGCCACGGTGCCGTCGACCTGCCGGTCGTCGCCACCGTCACCGTCGACGGCGAGACGGTGTGTGTCGACTTCGCGGGCACCGCCGACCAGACCGCCGGCCCGGTCAACGCCGTGTTCGCGGTGACGGCCTCGGCGACCTACTACGCCGTCCGGGCGGTGACCGATCCCGACATCCCGCCGAACGCGGGCTGTTACCGACCGATCGAGATAGAGACCCCGTCGGGCAGTCTCGTCGACCCGGAGCCGCCGGCGGCCGTCGTCGGCGGCAACCTCGAGACCTCCCAGCGGGTCACCGACGCGGTGCTGGGCGCCTTCGCCGAGGCCGCCCCCGAGCGGGCCGTCGCCGCCGGCCAGGGGACGATGAACAACGTCACCTTCGGCGGGGCCGACGAGGCCGGCGACCCGTTCGCCTTCTACGAGACGCAGGCCGGCGGCTTCGGCGCCCACGCCGCCGGCGACGGGATGGACGCCGTCCACGTCCACATGAGCAACACGCTCAACACGCCCGCGGAGGTGCTGGAGACGGCCTATCCGCTCCGGGTGCGCCGGTACGCGCTCCGCCCCGATACCGGCGGCGCCGGGCGGTTCCGCGGCGGTCTCGGCCTCCGCCGGGACATCGAGGTCAGGACCGACGCGGTCTGTAGCCTGCTGGCCGACCGCCAGCGGCACGCACCCTACGGACTGGCGGGCGGCGGCGACGGCGCGACCGGCGTGACCTACCTGCTGGACGACGACGAGGAGCGCCGTCTCGACGCCAAGTCCACCCACGACCTCGAGGCGGGCGACACCGTGAGCCTGCGGACGCCCGGCGGCGGCGGGTACGGCGACCCGGCGGAGCGTTCGCTGGCGGCCATCGAACGGGACCTGCGCCTCGGGAAGGTCTCCGAGGCCGAAGCCCGGGAGGCCTACGGGTACGACCCGGACGACGAGTAG
- a CDS encoding hydantoinase/oxoprolinase family protein, which translates to MQTRLAADVGGTFTDLVAVSDGTVSVEKVASTPDAPEQGVTDGLRAIADRAPPESVAYFAHGTTVATNAVLEGEFAETALVTTTGFRDALEIGRQDRPDIYELHGTKPEPVVPRDRRYEIDERLDERGEVLEPLDEASAEALAERIDAESVAVSLLFAFENADHEERVGEALRAAGIDSVSLSSAVLPEIREYERTLATALNAALRPRMDAYLGRLATDLGAAGVEAPLRVMGSDGGVVAADEARRRPVGTLLSGPAAGVRGAAHVAGRLGREDLLTMDMGGTSCDVSVVTDGEPLVTSDVEVGEYPVAVPMVDVHTVGAGGGSVARLDEGGALRVGPESAGADPGPVCYGRGGTDPTVTDAHCVLGRIDPGAFLGEVGGAVDETEAALESLGDRLGVGPREAAAGVLRVADANTARALRVVSVERGYDPREFALVAFGGAGPLHAAAVAAEVGVPEVLVPRSAGVLSAFGLLVSDVTHEVARSRVRPWGAVAADDLRARFERFEREGEARVPDGLPVEHDRYVDLRYEGQSFDLRVPVPEPVEAATLSAVADRFHERHAERYGHAAPGEPLELVAVRVRTRGVVEPPTLEGPPESGALEDAIRETRTVRFESDHETPVYDRERLPAGASTGGPAIVEGPDATAVVRPADRLTVEEDGTLRIEVGR; encoded by the coding sequence ATGCAGACGCGCCTCGCCGCCGACGTCGGCGGCACCTTCACCGACCTCGTCGCGGTCTCGGACGGCACCGTCAGCGTCGAGAAGGTCGCCTCGACGCCCGACGCCCCCGAGCAGGGCGTCACCGACGGCCTCCGGGCCATCGCGGACCGCGCCCCGCCGGAGTCGGTGGCCTACTTCGCCCACGGCACGACCGTCGCGACCAACGCCGTCCTCGAAGGCGAGTTCGCCGAGACGGCGCTCGTCACCACCACTGGCTTCCGGGACGCGCTGGAAATCGGCCGACAGGACCGCCCCGACATCTACGAGTTGCACGGCACCAAACCCGAGCCGGTCGTTCCCCGCGACCGCCGGTACGAAATCGACGAGCGACTGGACGAGCGGGGTGAGGTGCTCGAACCGCTGGACGAGGCGAGCGCCGAGGCGCTGGCCGAGCGCATCGACGCCGAGAGCGTCGCCGTCTCGTTGCTCTTCGCCTTCGAGAACGCCGATCACGAGGAGCGGGTCGGCGAGGCGCTGCGGGCGGCCGGCATCGACAGCGTCTCGCTGTCCTCGGCGGTACTGCCGGAAATCCGCGAGTACGAGCGGACGCTGGCGACGGCGCTGAACGCCGCCCTCCGGCCGCGGATGGACGCGTACCTCGGGCGGCTGGCGACCGACCTCGGCGCCGCCGGCGTCGAGGCGCCGCTCCGGGTGATGGGCTCGGACGGCGGCGTCGTTGCCGCCGACGAGGCCCGCCGTCGCCCCGTCGGGACGCTCCTGTCGGGACCGGCCGCGGGCGTCCGCGGCGCCGCCCACGTCGCCGGGCGCCTCGGCCGCGAGGACCTCCTGACGATGGACATGGGCGGGACCTCCTGTGACGTCTCGGTCGTGACGGACGGCGAACCGCTGGTGACGAGCGACGTCGAGGTGGGCGAGTACCCGGTCGCGGTCCCGATGGTCGACGTCCACACCGTCGGGGCGGGCGGCGGCTCCGTCGCCCGACTCGACGAGGGCGGCGCCCTCCGGGTCGGTCCCGAGTCGGCGGGCGCCGACCCTGGCCCGGTCTGCTACGGCCGCGGCGGGACCGACCCGACCGTGACGGACGCCCACTGCGTGCTCGGCCGCATCGACCCCGGAGCCTTCCTCGGCGAGGTCGGCGGCGCAGTCGACGAGACCGAGGCCGCCCTCGAGTCGCTCGGCGACCGCCTCGGCGTCGGCCCCCGGGAGGCCGCCGCGGGCGTGCTCCGGGTCGCCGACGCCAACACGGCGCGGGCGCTCCGGGTCGTCTCCGTCGAGCGGGGCTACGACCCCCGGGAGTTCGCGCTCGTGGCCTTCGGCGGCGCCGGGCCGCTGCACGCCGCCGCCGTCGCCGCCGAGGTCGGCGTCCCGGAGGTGCTCGTCCCCCGGTCGGCGGGCGTGCTGTCGGCGTTCGGCCTACTCGTCTCCGATGTGACCCACGAAGTCGCCCGTTCGCGCGTGCGGCCCTGGGGCGCCGTCGCGGCCGACGACCTCCGGGCGCGGTTCGAGCGCTTCGAGCGCGAGGGCGAAGCCCGCGTCCCCGACGGCCTCCCGGTCGAGCACGACCGCTACGTCGACCTCCGCTACGAGGGGCAGTCGTTCGACCTCCGGGTGCCGGTGCCGGAACCGGTCGAGGCGGCGACGCTGTCGGCCGTCGCCGACCGCTTCCACGAGCGACACGCCGAGCGGTACGGCCACGCCGCGCCAGGGGAACCGCTGGAACTGGTCGCCGTCCGGGTCCGGACCCGCGGCGTCGTCGAACCACCGACCCTGGAGGGGCCGCCGGAATCCGGGGCCCTCGAGGACGCGATTCGGGAGACCCGAACCGTCCGGTTCGAGTCGGACCACGAGACGCCGGTCTACGACCGCGAGCGGTTGCCGGCCGGCGCGAGCACCGGGGGTCCCGCAATCGTCGAGGGGCCCGACGCCACGGCGGTGGTCCGGCCCGCCGACCGCCTGACGGTCGAAGAGGACGGCACGCTCCGCATCGAGGTGGGACGGTGA
- a CDS encoding acyl-CoA dehydrogenase family protein, with translation MADPIDYTAVDRRNYWELNRALQRTVRRRCGADADRDALLAEFGGLMGTTVTDNADIVEENPPELDTYDRRGEVANEVTHHPAHLENERLVYENGVIANLFSAPPSLDGPLAHVEHFAQFCLMDHTSSVGLSCPAAMTGGAALVLEKFDDGTLSEYYDALTARDYDELATGAMFLTEKQGGSDVGANEVRAEPTDTEGVYELHGEKWFCSNVDSEAALVLARRPDAPDGTEGLSLFLYPGVGAGDRDAVLFRRLKDKLGTKSVPTGEVEFRGAEAYLVGEPESGFKYMSEMLNMERLYNAVGSVGAIGRALLESKLHAFDREAFGEVLADQALMRRDLVDMAVTHEATMAVTFEAAAQFGARERAAGDADAEAAFRLMRILIPVVKYRTAREAVEAASYAMEIRGGDGYVEEQVHPRLLRNAQVLPIWEGPSNVMALDVLRSMLSELSHEALLSTFEARLDDVSDPRLADTRATVESELTGLADAFEAVATTDRDGAQLAAKELADYVFDVVAAVLLLERAQWRLEEADDAREARVAEWFVRRELAAPDARGIGDGERLPLSAFDAIVRYGRAEPEERIEAAADD, from the coding sequence ATGGCCGACCCCATCGACTACACCGCGGTCGACCGCCGCAACTACTGGGAGCTGAACCGCGCCCTCCAGCGAACCGTCCGGCGGCGCTGCGGAGCCGACGCCGACCGCGACGCCCTGCTCGCCGAGTTCGGCGGCCTGATGGGAACGACCGTCACCGACAACGCCGACATTGTCGAGGAGAACCCGCCCGAACTCGACACCTACGACCGACGCGGCGAGGTAGCCAACGAAGTGACCCACCACCCGGCCCACCTCGAAAACGAGCGACTGGTCTACGAGAACGGCGTCATTGCGAACCTCTTTTCGGCCCCGCCCAGCCTCGACGGGCCGCTCGCACACGTCGAGCACTTCGCGCAGTTCTGCCTGATGGACCACACCTCCAGCGTCGGCCTGAGCTGTCCGGCCGCGATGACCGGCGGGGCCGCCCTGGTCCTCGAAAAGTTCGACGACGGGACGCTCTCGGAGTACTACGACGCGCTGACCGCCCGCGACTACGACGAACTTGCGACCGGGGCGATGTTCCTCACCGAAAAGCAGGGCGGATCCGACGTGGGCGCCAACGAGGTGCGCGCCGAACCGACCGACACCGAAGGAGTGTACGAACTGCACGGCGAGAAGTGGTTCTGCTCGAACGTCGACAGCGAGGCGGCGCTCGTCCTCGCACGGCGGCCCGACGCGCCCGACGGGACCGAGGGACTGTCGCTGTTCCTCTATCCCGGCGTCGGGGCGGGCGACCGCGACGCCGTGCTGTTCCGCCGGCTGAAGGACAAACTCGGCACGAAGAGCGTCCCCACGGGTGAGGTCGAGTTCCGCGGCGCCGAGGCGTACCTCGTCGGCGAACCCGAATCCGGCTTCAAGTACATGTCCGAGATGCTGAACATGGAGCGGCTCTACAACGCCGTCGGCAGCGTCGGCGCAATCGGGCGGGCGCTCCTGGAGTCGAAGCTGCACGCCTTCGACCGGGAGGCCTTCGGCGAGGTGCTGGCCGACCAGGCGCTGATGCGCCGGGACCTCGTCGACATGGCCGTCACCCACGAGGCGACGATGGCGGTCACCTTCGAGGCGGCCGCCCAGTTCGGCGCCCGCGAACGGGCGGCGGGCGACGCCGACGCCGAGGCGGCCTTCCGGCTCATGCGTATCCTGATTCCGGTCGTCAAGTACCGGACCGCACGGGAGGCGGTCGAGGCCGCCTCCTACGCGATGGAGATACGCGGCGGCGACGGCTACGTCGAGGAGCAGGTCCACCCGCGGTTGCTGCGGAACGCCCAGGTGCTGCCCATCTGGGAGGGTCCCTCGAACGTCATGGCGCTGGACGTGCTGCGGTCGATGCTGTCGGAGCTGTCCCACGAGGCGCTGCTGTCGACCTTCGAGGCGCGACTCGACGACGTCTCCGACCCCCGACTCGCCGACACGAGGGCGACCGTCGAGTCGGAACTGACGGGGCTGGCCGACGCCTTCGAGGCGGTGGCGACGACGGACCGGGACGGTGCCCAACTGGCCGCCAAGGAACTGGCCGACTACGTCTTCGACGTGGTGGCGGCCGTCCTGCTGCTGGAGCGCGCCCAGTGGCGCCTCGAGGAGGCCGACGACGCCCGCGAGGCCCGCGTCGCCGAGTGGTTCGTCCGCCGGGAACTGGCCGCGCCGGACGCCCGCGGCATCGGCGACGGCGAGCGCCTGCCGCTTTCGGCCTTCGACGCCATCGTCCGGTACGGCCGCGCCGAACCCGAGGAGCGAATCGAGGCGGCGGCCGACGACTGA